A window of Paenibacillus polygoni contains these coding sequences:
- a CDS encoding class I SAM-dependent methyltransferase, translated as MSDHYYSSKPETAHDRQMLSVDLRGFSLKLTSDAGVFSKNGVDYGSRVLINAMDLTGAKAILDVGCGYGPIGITAAKLVPDAIVTMLDINERAVELARHNAIQNQVSSNTVIKQSDRLEAVRHQTFDVILTNPPIRAGKEIVHSIFEQAYEQLRVGGSLWIVIQKKQGAPSAKEKLSSMFKYVEEVTKDKGYRIFRAEK; from the coding sequence ATGTCCGATCACTACTATTCCAGTAAGCCTGAAACTGCTCATGATCGGCAGATGCTTTCAGTAGATTTGAGAGGTTTTTCACTAAAACTGACAAGTGATGCTGGAGTTTTTTCGAAGAATGGTGTGGATTATGGTAGTCGGGTCCTGATTAATGCAATGGATTTGACGGGTGCCAAAGCAATTCTTGATGTTGGTTGTGGATACGGCCCAATCGGTATTACGGCAGCAAAACTTGTTCCGGATGCGATTGTGACCATGCTTGATATTAATGAAAGAGCTGTTGAACTTGCCAGACACAATGCCATTCAAAATCAAGTGAGTAGTAATACAGTGATTAAACAAAGCGATCGTCTTGAAGCAGTGCGGCATCAAACGTTTGATGTCATTCTAACGAATCCACCGATTCGAGCAGGTAAAGAGATCGTGCATTCTATTTTTGAACAGGCATATGAGCAGCTAAGAGTTGGAGGATCTTTGTGGATTGTGATACAGAAGAAACAGGGCGCGCCTTCAGCAAAAGAAAAGCTTTCTTCAATGTTCAAATATGTAGAGGAAGTTACCAAAGACAAAGGATATCGAATCTTCAGAGCGGAGAAATAA
- the rplL gene encoding 50S ribosomal protein L7/L12, producing MSKEQILEAIKGMTVLELNDLVKAIEEEFGVTAAAPVAVMGGAAGGAEAAEQTEFDVILTSAGASKINVIKAVREITGLGLKEAKEVVDNAPKALKEKVSKEEAETVKAKLEEVGASVELK from the coding sequence ATGAGTAAAGAGCAAATCTTGGAAGCAATCAAAGGTATGACTGTATTGGAACTGAACGATCTTGTTAAAGCAATCGAAGAAGAATTTGGCGTAACTGCTGCAGCTCCTGTAGCTGTTATGGGTGGCGCTGCTGGCGGTGCTGAAGCTGCTGAGCAAACAGAATTTGATGTAATCCTTACATCTGCTGGTGCTTCCAAAATCAACGTAATCAAAGCAGTTCGCGAAATCACTGGTCTTGGCTTGAAAGAAGCTAAAGAAGTAGTAGACAACGCTCCTAAAGCTTTGAAAGAAAAAGTAAGCAAAGAAGAAGCTGAAACAGTTAAAGCTAAACTTGAAGAAGTTGGCGCTTCTGTTGAATTGAAATAG
- the rplJ gene encoding 50S ribosomal protein L10, translating to MANAKVIQAKQEAVDVVTAKLRESATTVVADYRGLNVSQVTELRKQLREAGIEFQVLKNTLLRRATAAAELSELDEVLTGPTAIAFSTDDVVAPAKILNDFAKKNEALKIKGGVVEGRVVSVEEVQALAELPSREGLLSMLLSVLQAPVRNFALAVKAVGEQKEEQGA from the coding sequence TTGGCAAACGCAAAAGTGATCCAAGCAAAACAAGAAGCGGTTGATGTAGTAACAGCTAAATTGCGCGAAAGTGCAACTACTGTTGTAGCTGACTACCGTGGTCTAAACGTTTCCCAAGTAACTGAGCTGCGTAAACAGCTTCGTGAAGCAGGAATCGAATTCCAAGTACTGAAAAACACATTGCTTCGCCGTGCAACTGCGGCTGCTGAGCTGTCTGAACTTGATGAAGTTCTTACTGGCCCTACTGCAATTGCATTCAGTACTGATGATGTTGTTGCTCCAGCCAAAATTTTGAATGACTTCGCTAAGAAAAACGAAGCTTTGAAAATTAAAGGTGGGGTAGTTGAAGGTCGTGTAGTTAGTGTTGAAGAAGTTCAAGCACTTGCAGAGCTTCCTTCACGCGAAGGTCTTCTTTCTATGCTCCTCAGCGTGCTTCAAGCACCTGTACGCAACTTCGCCCTTGCGGTTAAAGCAGTTGGCGAACAAAAAGAAGAGCAAGGCGCTTAA
- the rplA gene encoding 50S ribosomal protein L1, whose amino-acid sequence MAKHGKKYVEAAKLIDSEASYEPLEAVELVKKAATAKFDETIEVAVRLGVDPRKQDQAVRGVVVLPHGTGKTQRVLVFAKGEKAKEAEAAGADYVGDQDMITKIQQGWFEFDVCVATPDMMSEVGKLGRLLGGKGLMPNPKAGTVTFDVTKAVQEIKAGKIEYRLDRAGQIHAPIGKASFTAEQLNENLKALVEALNRAKPAAAKGVYLKNISMSSTMGPGARVSTASFK is encoded by the coding sequence ATGGCTAAACATGGTAAGAAATATGTTGAAGCTGCTAAGCTGATTGACAGCGAAGCAAGCTACGAGCCTTTGGAAGCTGTAGAGCTTGTCAAAAAGGCAGCTACTGCTAAATTCGATGAAACAATCGAAGTTGCAGTACGTTTGGGCGTAGACCCTCGTAAACAAGACCAAGCCGTTCGTGGTGTTGTTGTCTTGCCGCATGGTACAGGTAAAACACAACGCGTATTGGTATTTGCAAAAGGTGAAAAAGCAAAAGAGGCGGAAGCAGCTGGAGCAGACTACGTTGGAGATCAAGATATGATCACAAAAATCCAACAAGGTTGGTTCGAGTTTGATGTCTGCGTAGCTACACCTGACATGATGAGTGAAGTAGGTAAATTGGGTCGTCTGCTCGGTGGTAAAGGTCTTATGCCTAACCCGAAAGCTGGTACGGTTACTTTTGATGTTACTAAAGCTGTTCAAGAAATTAAAGCTGGTAAAATCGAGTACCGTCTGGATCGTGCGGGACAAATTCATGCGCCAATCGGTAAAGCTTCTTTCACTGCTGAGCAGTTGAATGAAAACCTGAAAGCTTTGGTTGAAGCACTTAACCGTGCGAAACCAGCTGCTGCTAAAGGTGTTTACCTGAAAAACATCAGCATGTCCTCCACAATGGGACCTGGTGCGCGTGTGAGCACAGCTTCTTTCAAATAA
- the rplK gene encoding 50S ribosomal protein L11 — MAKKVIKMVKLQIPAGKANPAPPVGPALGQAGVNIMAFCKEFNARTADQAGLIIPVEITVFEDRSFTFITKTPPAAVLLKVAAKLEKGSGEPNTKKVATVKRDAVRQIAEQKMPDLNAANVESAMRMVEGTARSMGITIED; from the coding sequence ATGGCCAAAAAGGTAATTAAAATGGTAAAACTGCAAATTCCTGCAGGTAAAGCAAACCCAGCGCCACCAGTAGGTCCAGCATTGGGTCAAGCAGGTGTCAACATCATGGCATTCTGTAAAGAATTTAATGCTCGTACTGCTGATCAAGCAGGTTTGATCATTCCAGTTGAAATTACGGTGTTTGAAGATCGTTCTTTCACATTCATCACTAAAACTCCACCGGCAGCAGTATTGCTTAAAGTAGCTGCTAAACTTGAAAAAGGATCCGGTGAGCCGAACACGAAAAAAGTCGCAACTGTAAAACGTGACGCTGTTCGTCAAATTGCTGAGCAAAAAATGCCTGACCTAAACGCTGCGAACGTTGAGTCCGCAATGCGCATGGTAGAGGGTACTGCTCGCAGCATGGGTATCACCATCGAAGACTAA
- the nusG gene encoding transcription termination/antitermination protein NusG codes for MEKRWYVVHTYSGYENKVKANLEKRVESMGMEDKIFRVLVPMEEEVVNKDGKTKTVMRKIYPGYVLVEMVQTDDSWYVVRNTPGVTGFVGSTGSGSKPTPLLPDEVEQILKHMGVVEPKPKIEFDIKESVRIKVGPFANFVGSVEEILAEKSKLKVHVNMFGRETPLELDYDQVEKL; via the coding sequence ATGGAAAAAAGATGGTATGTCGTTCATACCTATTCAGGGTATGAGAACAAAGTCAAAGCCAATTTGGAAAAACGCGTAGAGTCCATGGGCATGGAGGACAAAATATTCCGTGTTCTTGTTCCAATGGAAGAAGAAGTGGTAAATAAAGACGGTAAGACAAAAACCGTTATGCGTAAGATTTACCCCGGATATGTCCTTGTTGAGATGGTTCAAACTGATGATTCTTGGTATGTTGTTCGCAACACTCCGGGAGTTACTGGTTTTGTTGGATCAACAGGATCTGGTTCGAAGCCCACGCCACTATTGCCGGATGAAGTTGAACAGATTCTGAAGCATATGGGTGTTGTGGAGCCAAAACCGAAGATTGAATTCGATATTAAGGAATCCGTACGAATTAAAGTTGGTCCTTTTGCGAATTTTGTGGGCTCCGTGGAAGAGATATTGGCTGAGAAGAGTAAGTTGAAAGTTCACGTCAACATGTTTGGACGGGAAACCCCGCTTGAGCTCGATTACGATCAAGTGGAAAAATTATAG
- the secE gene encoding preprotein translocase subunit SecE: protein MKRSFKSLFSFFSESWAELKKVRWPNRKELTNYTLIVLGTVIVITLYFWVLDIGISAVIEAII from the coding sequence GTGAAACGTAGTTTCAAGTCTCTGTTTTCCTTTTTCTCAGAAAGCTGGGCAGAGCTCAAAAAGGTTCGCTGGCCTAATCGTAAAGAGTTAACTAACTACACCCTTATTGTTTTGGGGACGGTTATTGTTATTACGCTTTATTTTTGGGTGCTTGACATCGGTATTTCCGCTGTGATTGAAGCGATAATTTAA
- the rpmG gene encoding 50S ribosomal protein L33, with product MRVIITLACTNCKQRNYTTTKNKRNHPDRMEMKKFCKFCNEQTSHRETR from the coding sequence ATGCGGGTAATTATTACTTTGGCTTGTACTAATTGCAAACAAAGAAATTACACAACGACTAAAAACAAGCGTAATCACCCCGACCGCATGGAGATGAAGAAATTTTGCAAGTTTTGTAACGAGCAGACTTCTCATCGCGAAACCAGATAG
- the sigH gene encoding RNA polymerase sporulation sigma factor SigH, producing MSVDLKDIMLSKFDYLSDEDIVQAVHDNDSEALEYLINKYRNFVRAKARSYFLIGADREDIIQEGMIGLYKAIRDFRGDKLASFKAFAELCITRQIITAIKTATRQKHIPLNSYISLDKPIYDEESDRTLMDVICGTQVSDPEELVINQEEFTGLEDKMSEILSDLERKVLMLYLDGRSYQEIAVDLNRHVKSIDNALQRVKRKLEKYLEVRDN from the coding sequence GTGAGTGTTGACCTCAAAGATATCATGTTGTCCAAGTTTGATTATCTAAGTGATGAGGATATTGTCCAAGCCGTTCATGACAACGACAGTGAGGCACTAGAATACTTGATCAACAAGTATCGTAATTTTGTACGAGCCAAGGCAAGATCTTACTTTTTAATTGGTGCTGATAGAGAAGATATCATTCAAGAAGGAATGATCGGGCTGTACAAAGCGATACGTGATTTCAGAGGGGACAAGCTGGCATCATTTAAAGCATTTGCTGAGTTATGTATAACGAGGCAGATCATTACGGCTATAAAAACAGCGACTCGTCAGAAGCATATACCACTGAATTCGTATATTTCTCTGGATAAACCGATCTATGATGAGGAATCTGACCGCACTTTGATGGATGTTATTTGTGGCACACAAGTAAGTGATCCGGAAGAACTTGTTATTAACCAGGAAGAATTTACTGGCTTAGAAGACAAAATGTCGGAGATTCTAAGTGACCTGGAACGCAAAGTGCTTATGTTATACCTGGACGGTAGATCCTACCAGGAAATAGCTGTGGATCTCAATCGTCATGTGAAATCGATCGATAATGCATTACAGCGTGTAAAACGAAAACTTGAGAAATATCTAGAAGTAAGAGATAATTAG
- a CDS encoding NYN domain-containing protein, whose translation MKDTRDVLLVDGYNMIGAWKELSALARTDLQDARDKLLVRLADYQGFSGTRVIVIFDAYRVPGLGKSFTESKVQVHFTKEKETADECIERLVGELSSRRRQIYVATSDMVEQHVIFGQGALRLSARELYIELEQNDKELGRKIKEDYQKKSTKNTIDSKLSPEVRSMFEKWRRD comes from the coding sequence ATGAAGGATACCCGTGATGTGCTTCTCGTGGACGGTTATAACATGATAGGGGCTTGGAAAGAACTCTCTGCCCTTGCCAGAACCGATTTGCAGGATGCACGGGACAAGCTATTGGTACGGCTGGCCGATTACCAGGGTTTTTCGGGGACAAGAGTGATCGTAATTTTTGACGCTTATAGAGTACCGGGTTTAGGTAAATCTTTTACAGAGAGTAAAGTGCAGGTGCATTTCACTAAAGAAAAAGAGACGGCTGATGAATGTATTGAGAGACTTGTAGGTGAGCTTAGTTCTCGAAGGCGTCAGATCTATGTGGCTACAAGTGATATGGTGGAGCAGCATGTTATTTTTGGACAAGGTGCGCTCCGTCTATCTGCCCGGGAACTTTATATTGAGCTGGAACAGAATGATAAGGAACTCGGTAGAAAGATAAAAGAAGACTATCAGAAAAAATCAACCAAAAACACAATAGACTCGAAATTGTCACCCGAAGTTCGGAGTATGTTCGAAAAATGGAGAAGAGATTAA
- the rlmB gene encoding 23S rRNA (guanosine(2251)-2'-O)-methyltransferase RlmB, with protein MEEEWIAGKHSVIEALRSGRTINKIWIAEQAQKHLTLPIYAEAKKAGVIIQQVDKRKLEQMVPGIQHQGVVAQAAPYEYAHVEDLLAAARDKGEDPFLVLLDEIEDPHNLGSILRTADCTGAHGVIVPKRRSAQVTATVSKTSAGAAEYVPVARVSNLAQTIDELKEAGVWVVGTDLQAKESVFGNGVFTGPVAIVIGNEGKGMGRLIREKCDVLLKLPMAGQINSLNASVAAGVVMYEVLRSRKS; from the coding sequence ATGGAAGAAGAATGGATTGCCGGTAAGCACTCGGTTATTGAGGCGCTGCGTTCCGGAAGAACGATAAACAAAATATGGATTGCTGAGCAGGCACAAAAGCATCTTACCTTGCCAATCTATGCTGAGGCGAAAAAAGCGGGCGTGATTATTCAACAGGTAGACAAGCGTAAGTTAGAGCAAATGGTTCCTGGCATACAGCATCAAGGTGTTGTGGCACAGGCTGCTCCCTATGAATATGCACATGTAGAAGATCTACTCGCTGCTGCGCGGGATAAAGGGGAAGATCCTTTTCTTGTTTTGCTAGACGAAATTGAGGACCCCCATAATCTCGGTTCTATTCTACGAACTGCGGACTGCACGGGAGCACATGGCGTTATTGTTCCGAAACGCCGCTCGGCTCAGGTAACTGCAACTGTATCTAAAACTTCTGCCGGTGCAGCTGAATATGTTCCTGTAGCAAGAGTAAGTAACTTGGCACAGACCATCGATGAGCTGAAAGAAGCGGGTGTATGGGTTGTGGGAACTGACTTGCAAGCGAAAGAGTCTGTTTTTGGAAACGGAGTATTCACGGGGCCTGTCGCTATCGTTATCGGCAATGAAGGAAAAGGTATGGGAAGGCTTATTCGTGAAAAATGTGATGTTCTTTTGAAGTTACCAATGGCTGGCCAGATCAACTCCCTGAATGCTTCTGTTGCCGCAGGCGTAGTGATGTACGAAGTGCTTAGATCTCGGAAGTCATAG
- a CDS encoding Mini-ribonuclease 3: protein MSENQLQNYDGGQGEQGWLFPYPPSRKPELIPPIALAYIGDAVYEVAVRQYLLSKSNLRPNHLHQNATSFVSAKAQSRILSYIEEELLPAEADVVRQGRNAKSSVPKNADVLEYRHATAFECLIGYLYTSGYQERLRELIVLGIQRMEQAKKEGKAQK from the coding sequence ATGAGTGAGAACCAACTGCAGAATTATGATGGCGGCCAAGGGGAGCAAGGGTGGTTATTTCCCTACCCTCCTTCCCGTAAGCCGGAACTTATTCCCCCGATTGCTCTTGCCTACATAGGAGATGCGGTTTATGAGGTCGCTGTCAGACAATATTTGCTGTCAAAATCTAACCTTCGTCCCAATCATCTTCATCAAAATGCGACAAGTTTTGTATCAGCAAAAGCTCAAAGCAGGATTTTGTCGTATATTGAGGAAGAATTGTTACCTGCGGAAGCGGATGTTGTAAGGCAAGGCAGAAATGCCAAATCCAGTGTTCCGAAAAATGCAGATGTTTTGGAATATAGACACGCTACCGCTTTTGAATGTCTGATCGGGTATTTATACACGAGCGGATATCAAGAAAGACTCCGCGAACTTATTGTTCTTGGCATTCAGAGAATGGAGCAAGCCAAAAAAGAAGGAAAAGCACAAAAGTAA
- the cysS gene encoding cysteine--tRNA ligase → MTLQIYNTLTRHKDTFVPQEPGKVKMYVCGPTVYDYIHIGNARPMIFFDVVRSYLEVIGNDVNYVVNFTDVDDKLIKKADQLGTTVPEVADRFIQAYYEDLDGLGIPRATHNPRVTENMNLIIDFIKQLEDEGVAYEKGGDVYYRTHKFPDYGKLSKQNLDELQFGIRIGVDERKEHPQDFVLWKAAKPGEIFWDSPWGKGRPGWHIECSAMARNILGDTLDIHGGGQDLQFPHHECEVAQSEVLTGKPLANYWMHNGFIRIDNEKMSKSLGNGILVKDLREQYKREAIRYFMLSTHYRNPLNFSEDIMEQAENSVDRIANAVNNMKHRLNTVTINEAISQEREAKIAEIRDQFHEKMQDDFNTPDAITAVFEWVNEANMLLQAEVVNRAELEAMLALFDEMNTVLRVYTEEQDELHADVEKLIQERAEARKAKDWARSDEIRDELADMGIVIEDTPQGVRWRRK, encoded by the coding sequence ATGACGCTTCAAATATATAATACGCTCACAAGGCATAAAGATACTTTTGTTCCGCAGGAACCAGGGAAAGTGAAAATGTACGTCTGCGGACCGACCGTGTATGATTATATTCATATTGGTAATGCAAGACCGATGATTTTTTTCGACGTTGTTCGCAGTTACCTTGAGGTGATTGGTAATGATGTGAATTATGTCGTAAACTTCACCGATGTAGATGATAAATTGATTAAGAAAGCAGATCAGCTTGGCACAACGGTGCCGGAAGTAGCGGATCGTTTTATTCAAGCCTACTATGAAGATCTTGATGGTCTAGGGATCCCGAGAGCCACACATAATCCTCGTGTAACCGAGAACATGAATTTGATCATAGACTTTATTAAGCAGCTTGAGGATGAAGGGGTCGCTTATGAAAAAGGCGGCGATGTGTATTACCGTACTCATAAATTCCCGGATTACGGTAAGTTGTCCAAACAGAATCTAGATGAATTGCAGTTTGGGATTCGAATCGGAGTCGATGAGCGCAAAGAACATCCGCAAGATTTTGTACTTTGGAAAGCAGCTAAGCCAGGAGAAATCTTCTGGGATAGTCCGTGGGGCAAAGGTCGCCCAGGCTGGCATATTGAGTGCTCTGCAATGGCTCGTAACATCTTGGGGGATACACTCGATATTCACGGCGGAGGGCAAGATTTGCAATTCCCCCATCATGAGTGTGAAGTAGCACAATCGGAAGTGTTAACAGGAAAACCACTCGCAAATTACTGGATGCATAACGGTTTTATCCGTATTGATAACGAGAAAATGTCGAAATCACTCGGAAACGGTATCCTTGTAAAAGATTTGCGTGAGCAGTACAAAAGAGAAGCAATTCGATATTTCATGCTTTCAACACATTATCGAAATCCACTTAACTTCAGTGAAGATATTATGGAACAGGCCGAAAATAGTGTGGATCGGATCGCTAATGCGGTTAATAATATGAAGCACCGACTGAATACAGTTACCATTAACGAAGCGATTTCACAAGAGCGGGAGGCAAAAATTGCAGAAATTCGTGATCAATTTCACGAGAAAATGCAGGATGATTTTAATACACCTGATGCAATTACTGCCGTTTTCGAATGGGTAAATGAAGCGAATATGCTTCTACAAGCAGAAGTAGTTAACCGTGCTGAACTTGAAGCAATGCTTGCATTGTTTGATGAAATGAATACAGTACTTCGCGTATATACCGAAGAGCAAGATGAACTTCATGCCGATGTAGAGAAGCTGATACAAGAGCGTGCGGAAGCTCGTAAGGCAAAAGACTGGGCTCGTTCTGATGAGATTCGTGATGAGCTGGCAGATATGGGGATTGTTATCGAAGATACACCACAAGGTGTAAGATGGCGGCGCAAATGA
- the cysE gene encoding serine O-acetyltransferase, translating to MFRKLKSDIQAVFDNDPAARSWFEVIFTYSGLHAIWAHRLAHRFYRRGWFTMARTISQASRFTTGIEIHPGATIGERLFIDHGMGVVIGETCEIGDDVVIYQGVTLGGTGKEKGKRHPTIGNNVVISSGSKVLGSFKVGDYSNIGANSVVLKEIPPNSTVVGIPGRVVKQDGKRIDRLSQQLPDPIIDSMRELQLEIYELREELKKLKSLQEQDCLEKETVARGNKV from the coding sequence ATGTTTAGAAAATTGAAATCGGATATTCAGGCAGTATTTGATAACGATCCCGCAGCTAGAAGCTGGTTTGAGGTCATCTTTACGTATTCCGGCTTACATGCAATCTGGGCTCACCGACTGGCTCACCGTTTTTACCGAAGAGGATGGTTTACCATGGCGAGAACCATTTCCCAAGCGAGTCGTTTTACGACAGGTATCGAAATACACCCTGGTGCCACGATTGGAGAACGGCTTTTTATAGATCATGGTATGGGTGTGGTAATCGGGGAGACTTGCGAGATTGGTGATGATGTTGTTATCTATCAGGGGGTAACTTTAGGGGGAACAGGCAAAGAGAAAGGAAAGCGACATCCGACGATCGGGAATAATGTCGTAATTTCATCTGGATCTAAGGTGCTTGGTTCATTTAAAGTAGGAGATTACAGTAATATTGGTGCCAATTCAGTTGTCCTGAAAGAAATTCCTCCAAACAGCACAGTGGTAGGGATACCAGGACGAGTAGTAAAACAGGATGGCAAACGAATCGATCGTTTAAGTCAGCAGCTTCCTGATCCGATTATTGACTCCATGCGAGAACTCCAGCTTGAGATCTATGAACTGCGGGAAGAATTAAAAAAGCTGAAATCTCTGCAAGAGCAGGACTGCCTTGAAAAAGAAACGGTGGCTCGTGGTAACAAAGTATAA
- the gltX gene encoding glutamate--tRNA ligase produces the protein MSTEVRVRYAPSPTGHLHIGNARTALFNYLYARNQGGKFIIRIEDTDVKRNVEGGEESQLKYLKWLGMDWDESVDVPGEYGPYRQTERLDIYRKYWQDLIDRGLAYFCYCTEEELEQEREEQTARGETPRYSGKHRNLTEEQRKAFEAEGRVPSVRFRVPDEKIYTFDDMVKGTISFNSKESGDFVIVKKDGIPTYNFAVVVDDYLMKISHVLRGEDHISNTPRQLMIYEALGWEPPVFGHMTLIVNENHKKLSKRDESIIQFIEQYDKLGYLPEAMFNFISLLGWSPEGEEEIYSKDELIKIFDPSRLSKSPAVFDTNKLAHLNNTYIKNAETDRIAKLAIPHLQKAERLPAELSPEQESWAKELVALYQEQMTAASDIVELSALFFKEEVEFEGDAAAILKEEQVPVVLRAFADKVAVEEDFSAPRMAVLIKEVQKETGFKGKQLFMPIRVALTGQTHGRDLNKTIYLLGREKVLSRLNARL, from the coding sequence ATGAGCACGGAAGTCCGCGTGCGTTATGCGCCAAGCCCAACAGGTCATTTACATATTGGGAATGCCAGAACGGCGCTTTTCAATTATTTGTATGCTAGAAACCAAGGTGGAAAATTTATTATTCGTATCGAAGATACCGATGTGAAACGGAACGTGGAGGGTGGAGAAGAAAGTCAGCTCAAGTACCTGAAATGGCTCGGTATGGACTGGGATGAAAGTGTTGATGTACCGGGGGAATACGGACCTTACCGTCAGACGGAACGTCTTGATATTTACCGTAAATATTGGCAGGATCTAATTGACCGTGGTCTTGCTTACTTCTGCTACTGTACGGAGGAAGAACTCGAGCAGGAGAGAGAAGAGCAAACAGCCCGCGGAGAAACTCCGCGCTACTCTGGTAAACACCGGAATTTAACGGAAGAACAGCGTAAGGCATTTGAAGCAGAAGGCCGTGTGCCAAGCGTGCGTTTCCGTGTACCAGATGAGAAGATTTATACTTTTGATGATATGGTAAAAGGAACGATCTCTTTTAACTCGAAAGAGTCCGGTGACTTTGTTATCGTCAAAAAAGATGGAATTCCTACGTATAATTTTGCAGTTGTAGTAGATGATTATTTAATGAAGATCTCTCATGTGCTGCGTGGGGAAGATCATATCTCGAATACACCAAGACAGCTCATGATTTATGAAGCTCTTGGATGGGAACCTCCGGTCTTTGGTCATATGACACTGATCGTGAATGAGAATCACAAAAAACTCAGTAAGCGGGATGAGTCTATCATCCAATTTATTGAGCAGTACGACAAGCTGGGATACTTGCCGGAAGCGATGTTTAACTTCATTTCCTTATTAGGCTGGTCTCCAGAAGGTGAAGAAGAGATTTATAGCAAAGATGAGCTGATTAAGATTTTTGATCCAAGCCGTCTTTCAAAATCCCCAGCTGTGTTTGATACAAACAAACTGGCTCATTTAAATAATACGTACATTAAAAATGCAGAAACGGATCGGATCGCTAAACTTGCCATCCCTCATTTGCAAAAAGCAGAACGCTTGCCTGCAGAACTTAGTCCAGAACAAGAAAGCTGGGCTAAAGAATTAGTAGCTCTCTATCAAGAGCAAATGACGGCGGCTTCTGATATCGTTGAATTATCTGCTCTGTTCTTCAAAGAAGAAGTGGAATTTGAAGGTGATGCTGCTGCCATCCTTAAGGAGGAACAAGTTCCTGTAGTTCTTCGTGCTTTTGCTGATAAAGTAGCCGTAGAGGAAGATTTTTCAGCACCCCGTATGGCTGTACTTATTAAAGAGGTTCAGAAAGAAACAGGCTTTAAAGGGAAACAACTCTTTATGCCAATTCGTGTGGCTCTAACGGGTCAGACGCATGGACGGGATTTGAACAAGACGATTTATTTGTTAGGTCGTGAGAAGGTTCTTTCCCGTTTGAATGCACGACTGTAG